One Cucumis sativus cultivar 9930 chromosome 1, Cucumber_9930_V3, whole genome shotgun sequence DNA segment encodes these proteins:
- the LOC101215185 gene encoding probable inactive receptor kinase RLK902 has translation MQPQHVKLYLSLWHLAFLFVIPGVKPDLSSDRASLLALRTAVGGRTAELWNASDESPCSWTGVECDGNRVTVLRLPGVSLSGEIPTGIFGNLNNLHTISLRFNALTGQLPSDLAACTSLRNLYLQGNGFSGHIPEFIFQFHNLVRLNLASNNFSGVLAPGFDRLQRLKTLFLENNRFIGSMPAFKLPVLKQFNVSNNFLNGSVPRRFQSFPSTALLGNQLCGRPLETCSGNIVVPLTVDIGINENRRTKKLSGAVMGGIVIGSVLSFVMFCMIFMLSCRSKSGQIETTLDMTTLDNIRREKVTYENPQSIAATTAMVQNKKEETNENIDVVKKLVFFDNTARVFDLEDLLRASAEVLGKGTFGTAYKAVLEIGHVVAVKRLMDVTISEREFKEKIEAVGAMDHKNLVPLKAYYFSVDEKLLVFDYMAMGSLSALLHGNKRCGRTPLNWEMRRGIASGVARGIKYLHSQGPNVSHGNIKSSNILLADPYDARVSDFGLAQLVGPASSPNRVAGYRAPDVIDTRKVSQKADVYSFGVLLLELLTGKAPSHGVLNEEGVDLPRWVQSVVQEEWKLEVFDVELLRYEGIEEEMVQMLELALDCATQHPDRRPSMFEVSSRIEEILCPYNPIQ, from the exons ATGCAGCCTCAACATGTCAAGCTTTACCTTTCTCTTTGGCATTTGGCCTTCCTTTTCGTCATTCCCGGTGTTAAACCAGATCTGAGTTCTGATAGAGCTTCTCTTCTGGCTCTTCGTACTGCTGTGGGTGGCCGAACCGCTGAGCTATGGAATGCAAGCGACGAAAGTCCTTGCTCATGGACTGGAGTAGAATGCGATGGAAATCGGGTTACAGTGCTTCGATTACCGGGCGTTTCTCTCTCAGGCGAAATACCCACTGGCatttttggaaatttaaacaatcttcACACTATAAGTCTCAGGTTCAACGCATTAACTGGTCAGCTTCCTTCGGACCTTGCTGCATGCACTAGTCTTCGCAACCTCTACTTGCAGGGTAATGGATTTTCTGGTCATATTCCCGagtttattttccaatttcatAACCTTGTTCGCCTCAACTTGGCTTCCAACAACTTCTCCGGCGTCCTTGCTCCGGGTTTCGACCGACTTCAGCGGTTGAAGACTCTATTCCTTGAGAATAACCGGTTTATTGGTTCGATGCCGGCATTTAAGCTTCCTGTCCTCAAGCAGTTCAATGTTTCCAACAATTTTCTCAACGGATCTGTTCCCCGTCGTTTCCAGTCATTTCCCTCCACTGCCTTGTTAGGTAATCAACTTTGCGGGCGTCCCCTTGAGACATGCTCTGGAAATATTGTGGTGCCACTCACAGTAGATATTGGCATTAATGAGAACAGGAGAACGAAAAAACTATCTGGGGCTGTCATGGGTGGGATAGTGATAGGATCCGTATTGAGTTTCGTTATGTTTTGTATGATTTTCATGCTTTCTTGCCGGAGTAAGAGCGGTCAAATAGAGACTACTCTGGATATGACAACCCTTGATAATATACGAAGAGAAAAAGTGACTTACGAAAATCCTCAGTCCATAGCTGCTACTACGGCAATGGTACAGAATAAGAAAGAGGAAACAAATGAAAACATCGATGTAGTAAAAAAGTTGGTATTCTTCGACAATACAGCTAGGGTTTTTGATTTGGAGGATTTGTTGAGGGCTTCAGCAGAAGTGTTGGGTAAGGGAACCTTTGGAACAGCTTACAAAGCAGTCTTGGAGATTGGACATGTGGTGGCTGTAAAGAGATTGATGGATGTGACCATTTCTGAGAGAGAATTCAAGGAGAAAATTGAAGCAGTTGGAGCAATGGATCATAAAAATCTGGTTCCTCTCAAAGCATATTATTTCAGCGTAGATGAGAAGCTTCTGGTTTTTGATTACATGGCCATGGGAAGCTTATCCGCACTTTTGCACG GTAACAAAAGATGTGGTAGGACACCATTGAACTGGGAAATGAGACGTGGCATTGCATCTGGAGTAGCCCGTGGCATCAAGTACTTACATTCTCAAGGCCCAAACGTTTCTCATGGAAACATAAAGTCTTCCAACATATTGCTTGCTGATCCATATGATGCCCGAGTCTCAGATTTCGGCCTAGCGCAACTGGTTGGCCCAGCCTCCAGTCCTAACAGAGTGGCGGGGTATCGTGCACCAGATGTGATAGATACTCGGAAAGTATCACAGAAGGCAGATGTTTACAGCTTCGGCGTATTGCTGTTGGAGCTGTTGACAGGAAAAGCTCCAAGTCATGGGGTGTTAAACGAGGAAGGGGTGGATCTACCGAGATGGGTGCAGTCAGTAGTGCAAGAAGAGTGGAAGTTGGAAGTTTTCGATGTTGAACTGCTAAGGTACGAGGGTATTGAGGAGGAGATGGTTCAAATGTTGGAGCTGGCTTTAGATTGTGCTACTCAGCATCCAGATAGACGGCCTTCAATGTTTGAAGTATCGAGTCGCATTGAGGAGATATTATGCCCTTACAAtccaattcaataa